The Nycticebus coucang isolate mNycCou1 chromosome 2, mNycCou1.pri, whole genome shotgun sequence genome includes a window with the following:
- the KANK1 gene encoding KN motif and ankyrin repeat domain-containing protein 1 isoform X5 has product METRRRLEQERVTMQMAPGEFRRPRLASFGGMGSTSSLPSFMGSGNHNPAMHQLPNGYQGNGDYGGYAPAVPTTSSMGSSIRHSPLSSGVSTPVTNVSPMHLQHIREQMAIALKRLKELEEQVRTIPVLQVKISVLQEEKRQLASQLKNQRAVSQNDTCGVRKRSYSAGNASQLEQLSRARRSGGELYIDYEEEEMESVEQSTQRIKEFRQLTADMQALEQKIQESSCDASLERRENGACRSVAVGAEENMNDIVVYHRSSRSCKDAAVGIVTETRNCGITVTEAMLGVTTEADKEIELQQQTIEALKEKIYRLEVQLKETTHDREMTKLKQELQAAGSRKKVDKATMAQPLVFSKMVEAVVQTRDQMVGNHVNMVDTCVGTSVQTNSVGISCQPECKEKVSGPELPMNWWIVKERVEMHDRCTGRSVDSCDKRVGVEVSVCETGSNTEESVNDLTLLKTNLNLKEVRSIGCGDCSVDVTVCFPKECTSRSVSTEAVGQVEAAVMAVPCTTDQHTSMDLEQVNQSTNTETATLVESCTNTSLSTLDKQTSTQAVEMRTVAIGEGRVKDVNSSTKMRSIGVGTLLSGSSGFDRPSTVKTKESGVGQISINDNYLVGVKMRTIACGPPQLAVGLVASTRSVGVGDEPVGELLENPQPQAPPGMMTGLDHYIERIQKLLAEQQTLLAENYSELAEAFGEPHSQIGSLNSQLISTLSSINSVMKSASAEELRNPDFQKTSLGKITGSNMEHTCKCGGLQSGGPLSTQRSWPEQEVEMTDGKALGHQDTFPTEECTLSPVNLTDDQIAAGFYVCTNNESTLKSIMKKKDGNKDANGTKKNLQFVGINGGYETTSSDDSSSDESSSSESDDECDVIEYPPEEEEEEDTRGMAEGHHAVNIEGFKSARVEDEMQVQECEPEKVEIRERYELSEKMLSACNLLKNNINDPKALTSKDMRFCLNTLQHEWFRVSSQKSAVPAMVGDYIAAFEAISPEVLRYVINMADGNGNTALHYSVSHSNFEIVKLLLDADVCNVDHQNKAGYTPIMLAALAAVEAEKDMRVVEELFACGDVNAKASQAGQTALMLAVSHGRIDMVKGLLACGADVNIQDDEGSTALMCASEHGHVEIVKLLLAQPGCNGHLEDNDGSTALSIALEAGHKDIAVLLYAHVNFAKAPSPVSVVHLAFVNRLKSSRLADPPSSGN; this is encoded by the exons ATGGAGACCAGGAGAAGACTCGAACAGGAGAGAGTCACCATGCAGATGGCACCGGGCGAGTTCAGAAGGCCCAGGCTGGCCAGTTTTGGAGGCATGGGCTCCACaagctccctcccttcctttatgGGTTCTGGAAACCATAATCCTGCCATGCACCAGCTTCCGAATGGATACCAAGGCAATGGGGATTATGGTGGCTATGCCCCAGCTGTTCCTACCACTTCCTCCATGGGGAGCTCCATCCGCCACAGTCCGCTGAGCTCAGGGGTCTCCACCCCAGTGACCAATGTAAGCCCCATGCACCTGCAACACATCCGTGAGCAGATGGCCATTGCCCTGAAACGCCTGAAGGAGCTTGAGGAGCAGGTGCGAACCATCCCTGTGCTCCAGGTAAAGATCTCAGTCTTGCAAGAGGAGAAAAGGCAGTTGGCATCCCAGCTGAAAAACCAAAGGGCTGTATCCCAGAATGATACCTGTGGTGTGAGGAAGCGGTCTTACAGTGCAGGGAATGCCTCCCAGCTGGAGCAGCTCTCCCGGGCCCGGAGAAGTGGTGGGGAATTATACATTGACTAtgaggaggaagagatggagagCGTAGAGCAGAGCACGCAGAGGATAAAGGAGTTCCGGCAGCTCACTGCGGACATGCAGGCCCTGGAGCAGAAGATCCAGGAAAGCAGCTGTGATGCCTCCTTGGAGCGGAGGGAGAATGGAGCATGTCGGTCAGTGGCTGTGGGTGCTGAGGAGAACATGAACGACATTGTTGTGTACCACAGAAGCTCCAGGTCCTGTAAGGATGCAGCTGTGGGGATAGTCACTGAAACAAGGAATTGCGGCATCACTGTAACAGAGGCCATGCTTGGAGTGACCACTGAAGCCGATAaagaaattgagctgcaacagCAGACCATAGAAGCCTTAAAGGAAAAGATCTACCGCCTGGAAGTACAGCTGAAAGAAACCACCCATGACCGGGAGATGACTAAACTAAAACAAGAACTACAGGCTGCTGGGTCGAGGAAAAAAGTTGACAAAGCCACGATGGCCCAGCCACTTGTTTTCAGCAAGATGGTGGAGGCAGTGGTGCAGACCCGAGACCAAATGGTTGGCAATCACGTGAATATGGTGGACACGTGTGTGGGGACCTCTGTGCAAACAAATAGTGTAGGCATCTCCTGCCAGCCGGAATGTAAGGAGAAAGTCTCAGGGCCTGAGCTGCCCATGAATTGGTGGATTGTTAAGGAGAGAGTAGAAATGCATGACCGATGTACTGGGAGGTCTGTGGACTCGTGTGACAAGAGGGTGGGCGTGGAAGTCAGTGTCTGTGAAACAGGCAGTAACACAGAGGAGTCTGTGAACGACCTGACACTCCTCAAGACAAACTTGAATCTCAAAGAAGTGCGATCTATTGGTTGTGGAGACTGTTCTGTTGATGTGACTGTCTGCTTTCCAAAGGAGTGTACCTCCCGGAGTGTGAGTACCGAGGCTGTTGGCCAGGTGGAAGCTGCTGTCATGGCAGTGCCTTGTACCACTGACCAGCACACCAGCATGGATCTGGAACAGGTGAACCAGTCCACCAACACCGAGACAGCCACCCTCGTAGAATCCTGCACAAACACTTCCCTAAGCACTTTGGACAAGCAGACCAGCACCCAGGCTGTGGAGATGCGGACAGTGGCTATAGGAGAAGGCCGTGTCAAGGATGTCAACTCCTCCACCAAGATGCGGTCCATTGGTGTTGGGACATTGCTTTCTGGCAGTTCTGGGTTTGATAGGCCATCCACTGTGAAGACCAAAGAATCAGGCGTGGGGCAGATCAGTATCAATGACAACTATCTGGTTGGTGTGAAAATGAGGACCATAGCTTGTGGGCCCCCGCAGTTGGCTGTGGGGCTAGTAGCCAGCACGAGGAGCGTGGGTGTTGGGGACGAGCCTGTAGGGGAGCTCCTTGAGAACCCCCAGCCCCAGGCTCCACCTGGAATGATGACTGGCTTGGATCACTACATTGAGCGTATCCAGAAGCTGCTGGCAGAGCAGCAAACACTGCTGGCTGAAAACTACAGTGAACTGGCAGAAGCTTTTGGGGAGCCCCACTCCCAGATTGGCTCCCTCAATTCACAGCTCATCAGTACCTTGTCATCCATCAACTCTGTCATGAAGTCTGCAAGTGCTGAAGAGCTGAGGAACCCTGACTTCCAGAAAACCAGTCTGGGTAAAATCACAG GAAGTAACATGGAACACACCTGTAAATGTGGAGGCCTGCAGTCGGGAGGGCCATTAAGCACCCAGAGATCGTGGCCTGAGCAGGAGGTGGAGATGACGGACGGAAAGGCCCTCGGCCACCAGGACACCTTCCCCACTGAGGAGTGTACACTGTCTCCAGTGAACCTGACAGATGACCAAATAGCTGCTGGCTTCTACG TATGTACCAATAATGAAAGTACACTGAAGTCCATCATGAAGAAGAAAGACGGTAACAAAGACGCAAATGGCACGAAAAAGAATCTTCAGTTTGTTGGCATTAATGGAGG GTATGAAACAACTTCAAGTGATGATTCCAGCTCAGATGAAAGCTCTTCTTCCGAGTCAGATGATGAGTGTGATGTCATTGAATATCCtcctgaggaagaggaggaagaagacacTCGGGGGATGGCCGAAGGGCACCATGCAGTTAATATTGAAGGTTTCAAGTCTGCCAGGGTGGAAGATGAAATGCAGGTTCAAGAATGTGAACCTGAGAAGGTGGAAATCAGAGAGAG GTACGAGTTAAGTGAAAAGATGTTGTCTGCGTGCAACTtactgaaaaataatataaatgaccCCAAAGCTTTGACCAGCAAAGACATG AGGTTCTGTCTGAACACCCTCCAGCACGAGTGGTTCCGCGTGTCCAGTCAGAAGTCAGCCGTCCCAGCCATGGTGGGGGACTACATAGCTGCCTTTGAGGCCATCTCCCCAGAAGTCCTCCGCTACGTCATCAACATGGCCGATGGTAATGGCAACACAGCCCTCCATTACAGCGTGTCCCACTCCAACTTTGAGATTGTGAAGCTGCTTTTGGATGCTG ATGTGTGTAACGTGGATCACCAGAACAAAGCGGGGTATACCCCCATCATGCTGGCCGCCCTTGCTGCCGTGGAAGCGGAGAAGGATATGCGGGTTGTGGAAGAACTCTTCGCCTGTGGAGACGTGAACGCCAAAGCCAGTCAG GCAGGGCAGACGGCCCTCATGCTGGCGGTCAGTCACGGGCGGATAGACATGGTGAAGGGCCTGCTGGCCTGTGGGGCTGACGTCAACATCCAGGATGACGAGGGCTCCACGGCCCTCATGTGTGCCAGTGAGCATGGGCACGTGGAGATCGTGAAGCTGCTGCTGGCCCAGCCGGGCTGCAACGGCCACCTGGAGGACAAC
- the KANK1 gene encoding KN motif and ankyrin repeat domain-containing protein 1 isoform X1: MAHTTKVNGYTSVKADDVLNGDHDKEQKDPYFVETPYGYQLDLDFLKYVDDIQKGNTIKKLNIQKRRKPSVPCPEPRATPGVWTSTESLSSSNSDDNKQCPNFLLARSQVTSNPISRPPAPLETSPPFLTIPENRQLPPPSPQLPKHNLHVTKTLMETRRRLEQERVTMQMAPGEFRRPRLASFGGMGSTSSLPSFMGSGNHNPAMHQLPNGYQGNGDYGGYAPAVPTTSSMGSSIRHSPLSSGVSTPVTNVSPMHLQHIREQMAIALKRLKELEEQVRTIPVLQVKISVLQEEKRQLASQLKNQRAVSQNDTCGVRKRSYSAGNASQLEQLSRARRSGGELYIDYEEEEMESVEQSTQRIKEFRQLTADMQALEQKIQESSCDASLERRENGACRSVAVGAEENMNDIVVYHRSSRSCKDAAVGIVTETRNCGITVTEAMLGVTTEADKEIELQQQTIEALKEKIYRLEVQLKETTHDREMTKLKQELQAAGSRKKVDKATMAQPLVFSKMVEAVVQTRDQMVGNHVNMVDTCVGTSVQTNSVGISCQPECKEKVSGPELPMNWWIVKERVEMHDRCTGRSVDSCDKRVGVEVSVCETGSNTEESVNDLTLLKTNLNLKEVRSIGCGDCSVDVTVCFPKECTSRSVSTEAVGQVEAAVMAVPCTTDQHTSMDLEQVNQSTNTETATLVESCTNTSLSTLDKQTSTQAVEMRTVAIGEGRVKDVNSSTKMRSIGVGTLLSGSSGFDRPSTVKTKESGVGQISINDNYLVGVKMRTIACGPPQLAVGLVASTRSVGVGDEPVGELLENPQPQAPPGMMTGLDHYIERIQKLLAEQQTLLAENYSELAEAFGEPHSQIGSLNSQLISTLSSINSVMKSASAEELRNPDFQKTSLGKITGSNMEHTCKCGGLQSGGPLSTQRSWPEQEVEMTDGKALGHQDTFPTEECTLSPVNLTDDQIAAGFYVCTNNESTLKSIMKKKDGNKDANGTKKNLQFVGINGGYETTSSDDSSSDESSSSESDDECDVIEYPPEEEEEEDTRGMAEGHHAVNIEGFKSARVEDEMQVQECEPEKVEIRERYELSEKMLSACNLLKNNINDPKALTSKDMRFCLNTLQHEWFRVSSQKSAVPAMVGDYIAAFEAISPEVLRYVINMADGNGNTALHYSVSHSNFEIVKLLLDADVCNVDHQNKAGYTPIMLAALAAVEAEKDMRVVEELFACGDVNAKASQAGQTALMLAVSHGRIDMVKGLLACGADVNIQDDEGSTALMCASEHGHVEIVKLLLAQPGCNGHLEDNDGSTALSIALEAGHKDIAVLLYAHVNFAKAPSPVSVVHLAFVNRLKSSRLADPPSSGN, from the exons TAAAAGCAGATGATGTTCTGAATGGAGACCATGACAAAGAACAGAAAGACCCTTATTTTGTGGAGACACCCTATGGTTATCAACTAGACTTAGATTTCCTCAAATACGTGGATGACATACAGAAGGGAAACACCATCAAGAAACTGAACATCCAGAAGAGGCGGAAGCCATCTGTGCCATGCCCAGAACCCAGGGCCACACCTGGTGTATGGACTTCCACTGAATCCCTCTCATCTTCCAACAGCGATGACAACAAGCAGTGTCCTAACTTCCTCCTAGCCAGAAGCCAAGTAACATCAAATCCAATCTCAAGACCACCTGCCCCTCTGGAGACCTCTCCCCCTTTTCTTACCATCCCAGAAAATCGACAGCTGCCACCTCCCTCACCACAACTCCCAAAGCACAACCTTCATGTCACCAAGACACTGATGGAGACCAGGAGAAGACTCGAACAGGAGAGAGTCACCATGCAGATGGCACCGGGCGAGTTCAGAAGGCCCAGGCTGGCCAGTTTTGGAGGCATGGGCTCCACaagctccctcccttcctttatgGGTTCTGGAAACCATAATCCTGCCATGCACCAGCTTCCGAATGGATACCAAGGCAATGGGGATTATGGTGGCTATGCCCCAGCTGTTCCTACCACTTCCTCCATGGGGAGCTCCATCCGCCACAGTCCGCTGAGCTCAGGGGTCTCCACCCCAGTGACCAATGTAAGCCCCATGCACCTGCAACACATCCGTGAGCAGATGGCCATTGCCCTGAAACGCCTGAAGGAGCTTGAGGAGCAGGTGCGAACCATCCCTGTGCTCCAGGTAAAGATCTCAGTCTTGCAAGAGGAGAAAAGGCAGTTGGCATCCCAGCTGAAAAACCAAAGGGCTGTATCCCAGAATGATACCTGTGGTGTGAGGAAGCGGTCTTACAGTGCAGGGAATGCCTCCCAGCTGGAGCAGCTCTCCCGGGCCCGGAGAAGTGGTGGGGAATTATACATTGACTAtgaggaggaagagatggagagCGTAGAGCAGAGCACGCAGAGGATAAAGGAGTTCCGGCAGCTCACTGCGGACATGCAGGCCCTGGAGCAGAAGATCCAGGAAAGCAGCTGTGATGCCTCCTTGGAGCGGAGGGAGAATGGAGCATGTCGGTCAGTGGCTGTGGGTGCTGAGGAGAACATGAACGACATTGTTGTGTACCACAGAAGCTCCAGGTCCTGTAAGGATGCAGCTGTGGGGATAGTCACTGAAACAAGGAATTGCGGCATCACTGTAACAGAGGCCATGCTTGGAGTGACCACTGAAGCCGATAaagaaattgagctgcaacagCAGACCATAGAAGCCTTAAAGGAAAAGATCTACCGCCTGGAAGTACAGCTGAAAGAAACCACCCATGACCGGGAGATGACTAAACTAAAACAAGAACTACAGGCTGCTGGGTCGAGGAAAAAAGTTGACAAAGCCACGATGGCCCAGCCACTTGTTTTCAGCAAGATGGTGGAGGCAGTGGTGCAGACCCGAGACCAAATGGTTGGCAATCACGTGAATATGGTGGACACGTGTGTGGGGACCTCTGTGCAAACAAATAGTGTAGGCATCTCCTGCCAGCCGGAATGTAAGGAGAAAGTCTCAGGGCCTGAGCTGCCCATGAATTGGTGGATTGTTAAGGAGAGAGTAGAAATGCATGACCGATGTACTGGGAGGTCTGTGGACTCGTGTGACAAGAGGGTGGGCGTGGAAGTCAGTGTCTGTGAAACAGGCAGTAACACAGAGGAGTCTGTGAACGACCTGACACTCCTCAAGACAAACTTGAATCTCAAAGAAGTGCGATCTATTGGTTGTGGAGACTGTTCTGTTGATGTGACTGTCTGCTTTCCAAAGGAGTGTACCTCCCGGAGTGTGAGTACCGAGGCTGTTGGCCAGGTGGAAGCTGCTGTCATGGCAGTGCCTTGTACCACTGACCAGCACACCAGCATGGATCTGGAACAGGTGAACCAGTCCACCAACACCGAGACAGCCACCCTCGTAGAATCCTGCACAAACACTTCCCTAAGCACTTTGGACAAGCAGACCAGCACCCAGGCTGTGGAGATGCGGACAGTGGCTATAGGAGAAGGCCGTGTCAAGGATGTCAACTCCTCCACCAAGATGCGGTCCATTGGTGTTGGGACATTGCTTTCTGGCAGTTCTGGGTTTGATAGGCCATCCACTGTGAAGACCAAAGAATCAGGCGTGGGGCAGATCAGTATCAATGACAACTATCTGGTTGGTGTGAAAATGAGGACCATAGCTTGTGGGCCCCCGCAGTTGGCTGTGGGGCTAGTAGCCAGCACGAGGAGCGTGGGTGTTGGGGACGAGCCTGTAGGGGAGCTCCTTGAGAACCCCCAGCCCCAGGCTCCACCTGGAATGATGACTGGCTTGGATCACTACATTGAGCGTATCCAGAAGCTGCTGGCAGAGCAGCAAACACTGCTGGCTGAAAACTACAGTGAACTGGCAGAAGCTTTTGGGGAGCCCCACTCCCAGATTGGCTCCCTCAATTCACAGCTCATCAGTACCTTGTCATCCATCAACTCTGTCATGAAGTCTGCAAGTGCTGAAGAGCTGAGGAACCCTGACTTCCAGAAAACCAGTCTGGGTAAAATCACAG GAAGTAACATGGAACACACCTGTAAATGTGGAGGCCTGCAGTCGGGAGGGCCATTAAGCACCCAGAGATCGTGGCCTGAGCAGGAGGTGGAGATGACGGACGGAAAGGCCCTCGGCCACCAGGACACCTTCCCCACTGAGGAGTGTACACTGTCTCCAGTGAACCTGACAGATGACCAAATAGCTGCTGGCTTCTACG TATGTACCAATAATGAAAGTACACTGAAGTCCATCATGAAGAAGAAAGACGGTAACAAAGACGCAAATGGCACGAAAAAGAATCTTCAGTTTGTTGGCATTAATGGAGG GTATGAAACAACTTCAAGTGATGATTCCAGCTCAGATGAAAGCTCTTCTTCCGAGTCAGATGATGAGTGTGATGTCATTGAATATCCtcctgaggaagaggaggaagaagacacTCGGGGGATGGCCGAAGGGCACCATGCAGTTAATATTGAAGGTTTCAAGTCTGCCAGGGTGGAAGATGAAATGCAGGTTCAAGAATGTGAACCTGAGAAGGTGGAAATCAGAGAGAG GTACGAGTTAAGTGAAAAGATGTTGTCTGCGTGCAACTtactgaaaaataatataaatgaccCCAAAGCTTTGACCAGCAAAGACATG AGGTTCTGTCTGAACACCCTCCAGCACGAGTGGTTCCGCGTGTCCAGTCAGAAGTCAGCCGTCCCAGCCATGGTGGGGGACTACATAGCTGCCTTTGAGGCCATCTCCCCAGAAGTCCTCCGCTACGTCATCAACATGGCCGATGGTAATGGCAACACAGCCCTCCATTACAGCGTGTCCCACTCCAACTTTGAGATTGTGAAGCTGCTTTTGGATGCTG ATGTGTGTAACGTGGATCACCAGAACAAAGCGGGGTATACCCCCATCATGCTGGCCGCCCTTGCTGCCGTGGAAGCGGAGAAGGATATGCGGGTTGTGGAAGAACTCTTCGCCTGTGGAGACGTGAACGCCAAAGCCAGTCAG GCAGGGCAGACGGCCCTCATGCTGGCGGTCAGTCACGGGCGGATAGACATGGTGAAGGGCCTGCTGGCCTGTGGGGCTGACGTCAACATCCAGGATGACGAGGGCTCCACGGCCCTCATGTGTGCCAGTGAGCATGGGCACGTGGAGATCGTGAAGCTGCTGCTGGCCCAGCCGGGCTGCAACGGCCACCTGGAGGACAAC